From Denitrovibrio acetiphilus DSM 12809, the proteins below share one genomic window:
- a CDS encoding glycyl-radical enzyme activating protein — MCVNKGIIFDIKHYAVHDGPGIRTTVFFKGCPLSCMWCHNPESRMQAPQTITKELKLDNTTRTTKETVGKEMTVSEVMTEINKDIIFFEESGGGVTFSGGEVFQQDKFLISLLAECKKSDINICVDTTGHVSTKVLKTAAPLVDTFLYDIKLMNDDAHKKYCGVSNKLILANLRFLLESGADVRVRFPVIPGITDTEENLIQIADFLSEYKQIKIDLLAYHKIGRDKYRRLGMEYHMAGVQQPSAKRMQQIADFFTSKDFIVKIGG, encoded by the coding sequence ATGTGCGTAAATAAAGGGATTATCTTTGACATAAAGCACTACGCTGTTCACGACGGACCAGGAATACGAACAACAGTATTCTTCAAAGGCTGCCCTCTATCATGTATGTGGTGTCACAACCCTGAAAGCAGGATGCAGGCTCCGCAAACCATAACAAAAGAGCTAAAACTTGACAATACAACCAGAACCACCAAAGAGACTGTCGGCAAAGAAATGACAGTCTCCGAGGTGATGACGGAGATAAACAAGGATATAATCTTTTTCGAGGAATCCGGTGGAGGAGTCACGTTCTCCGGTGGAGAAGTTTTCCAACAGGATAAATTTTTGATTTCGCTCCTTGCCGAATGTAAAAAGAGTGATATAAATATATGTGTGGACACAACAGGACATGTCAGTACAAAAGTGCTGAAAACCGCCGCACCATTAGTTGATACTTTCCTGTATGACATTAAGCTGATGAACGATGATGCACACAAAAAATACTGTGGCGTATCAAACAAACTAATACTGGCAAATCTCAGGTTTCTACTGGAAAGCGGGGCTGATGTGAGAGTTCGATTTCCTGTGATACCGGGAATAACCGATACAGAGGAAAATCTTATTCAGATAGCAGATTTTCTTTCTGAGTATAAACAAATCAAAATAGACCTCTTAGCCTATCATAAAATAGGCAGGGATAAGTACCGTAGGCTGGGAATGGAGTATCATATGGCTGGAGTTCAACAGCCTTCAGCAAAACGTATGCAGCAGATAGCGGACTTCTTTACCAGCAAAGACTTCATAGTGAAAATCGGAGGATAA